Proteins encoded in a region of the Sphingomonas japonica genome:
- a CDS encoding TrmH family RNA methyltransferase: protein MPRVITAFSNPLIKRARSLRDKRHRRAESAFLAEGLRILTEAREAGFLPETLFHAADSAQHPLVVALAQATEAAGGEVIETNADILSKLSGKDNPGAVVGIFAEFATGLAKLDRSAADLWLVAERLRDPGNLGTILRTADAVGAGGLILIDECVDPFSVEAVRASMGALFTVPIAQAPWEEFLPWLRSGPGQLVALSLDTDLDYQTPRYEAPTFLLTGNEAQGLPDAYADECDLRVKMPMLGKADSLNAAVATAVMAYEVRNQRRHG from the coding sequence GTGCCGCGTGTCATCACCGCTTTTTCCAACCCGCTGATCAAGCGCGCCCGCAGCCTGCGCGACAAGCGCCACCGCCGTGCAGAATCTGCGTTCCTGGCGGAGGGGCTGCGCATCCTGACCGAAGCGCGCGAGGCGGGGTTTCTGCCCGAAACGCTGTTCCATGCCGCCGACAGCGCGCAGCACCCGCTGGTCGTCGCGCTTGCGCAAGCTACCGAAGCAGCGGGCGGTGAAGTGATCGAGACCAATGCCGACATCCTGTCCAAGCTGTCGGGCAAGGACAATCCTGGCGCAGTGGTCGGCATCTTCGCCGAGTTCGCGACCGGGCTGGCGAAGCTGGACCGCAGTGCCGCCGACCTGTGGCTGGTCGCCGAACGGCTGCGCGATCCCGGAAATCTCGGCACGATCCTGCGCACCGCCGACGCGGTCGGCGCGGGCGGGCTGATCCTGATCGACGAATGCGTCGACCCGTTTTCGGTCGAGGCGGTGCGCGCGAGCATGGGCGCGCTGTTCACCGTGCCGATCGCGCAGGCGCCGTGGGAGGAGTTCCTCCCCTGGTTGCGATCGGGTCCGGGACAGCTCGTGGCGCTCAGCCTCGACACCGATCTCGACTATCAGACCCCGCGATACGAGGCACCGACCTTCCTGCTCACCGGCAACGAAGCGCAGGGTTTGCCAGATGCTTATGCGGATGAGTGCGATCTGCGCGTGAAGATGCCGATGCTGGGCAAGGCCGACAGCCTCAACGCCGCCGTCGCGACCGCGGTGATGGCGTATGAAGTCCGCAACCAGCGGCGGCATGGCTGA
- a CDS encoding sensor histidine kinase, which produces MVRAIASRTTDDGELPLRWTGRISLTPRILFVNIFALALLAGGFFYLDFYRTRIIDGRLIQASREARVIGQALLAMPRDGRDALLARLADTTGRWIRVYGPDGVLRIDTRALGVANFRLRDPDRDPWGQDAARFLDAAIDTVVGADRAPLYRERAADKGFDWPDVATARDTHTSPATVWRAPDRTPVITAASPLGAEGVVLTTINARDITQYVRVERYRLSIVLAVVSLVSVLLSLFLARTIVQPLRTLARAAVRVRRGRDREVVVPRLPSRRDEIGMLARALSDMSQALRARIDATEAFAADVTHELKNPLASLRSAVDTLSNVRDPALQERLLAVVHDDIHRLDRLITDISDASRLDAQLSRAKFEPVDLYAMVAALVSAREQRGMARGIRIVVDPLPGEGSCVILGEDARLERVIENLLDNAISFSPDGGLVTIAFERRGDSIAMHFEDEGPGVADDAREAIFRRFHSIRPHGEQFGKHSGLGLAIARTVVEGHQGAIRAESRRDGRTGAHFVVELPVSGG; this is translated from the coding sequence ATGGTGCGGGCTATCGCTTCGCGGACGACTGACGACGGCGAGCTGCCGCTGCGCTGGACCGGGCGCATCTCGCTCACGCCGCGCATCCTGTTCGTCAACATCTTCGCGCTTGCGCTGCTGGCGGGCGGCTTCTTCTACCTCGATTTCTATCGCACCCGCATCATCGACGGACGGCTGATCCAGGCGAGCCGCGAAGCGCGCGTCATCGGGCAGGCGTTACTGGCGATGCCGCGCGACGGCCGCGACGCGCTGCTCGCCCGGCTGGCCGACACCACCGGCCGCTGGATCCGCGTCTATGGCCCCGACGGCGTGCTGAGGATCGACACCCGCGCGCTCGGCGTCGCCAATTTCCGGCTGCGTGATCCCGATCGCGATCCGTGGGGACAGGACGCCGCCCGCTTCCTCGACGCCGCAATCGACACCGTCGTCGGTGCCGACCGCGCGCCGCTCTATCGCGAGCGCGCCGCCGACAAGGGCTTCGACTGGCCCGACGTCGCCACCGCGCGCGACACGCATACCTCCCCCGCGACCGTGTGGCGCGCACCCGACCGGACGCCGGTGATCACCGCCGCCAGCCCGCTCGGCGCCGAGGGGGTGGTGCTGACCACGATCAACGCCCGCGACATCACGCAATATGTCCGCGTCGAGCGCTATCGCCTGAGCATCGTATTGGCGGTGGTATCGCTGGTATCGGTCCTGCTATCGCTGTTTTTGGCGCGCACGATCGTTCAGCCGCTGCGCACGCTGGCACGCGCCGCCGTTCGCGTGCGCCGCGGACGCGACCGCGAAGTGGTGGTGCCGCGCCTGCCCTCGCGCCGCGACGAAATCGGCATGCTCGCGCGCGCGCTGTCCGACATGAGCCAGGCGCTGCGTGCGCGCATCGATGCGACTGAGGCCTTCGCCGCCGATGTCACGCACGAACTCAAGAATCCGCTGGCGTCACTGCGCTCTGCCGTCGATACGCTGTCCAACGTCAGGGATCCGGCGCTGCAGGAGCGGCTGCTGGCGGTGGTGCACGACGATATCCACCGGCTCGATCGCCTCATCACCGACATCTCGGATGCGTCGCGGCTCGACGCGCAATTGAGCCGCGCCAAGTTCGAACCCGTCGACCTGTACGCGATGGTCGCCGCGCTCGTATCGGCGCGCGAGCAGCGCGGCATGGCGCGCGGCATCCGGATAGTGGTCGATCCGCTGCCGGGCGAAGGCAGCTGTGTCATCCTGGGCGAGGACGCCCGGCTCGAACGCGTGATCGAGAACCTGCTCGACAACGCGATCTCCTTCTCCCCCGATGGAGGCCTCGTGACCATCGCCTTCGAGCGCCGCGGCGACAGCATCGCGATGCATTTCGAGGATGAAGGCCCCGGCGTCGCCGACGATGCCCGTGAGGCGATTTTCCGCCGGTTCCATTCGATTCGCCCGCACGGCGAACAGTTCGGCAAGCATTCGGGGCTAGGCCTTGCCATTGCACGCACCGTCGTCGAGGGGCATCAAGGCGCTATCCGTGCCGAATCGCGTCGCGACGGCAGGACCGGCGCGCATTTCGTCGTCGAACTGCCGGTATCCGGGGGCTGA
- a CDS encoding tetratricopeptide repeat protein: MGWALLAILAASAIAASWLLGAPRMLLTTIAAALTLGATGYALQGSPALPGATVAGAAGQRPMAIDPDTIALRDAMLGRFTFAHDYFVLSDAMLRAGAPEAAATYMLSGINKARDNYALWMGLGTALSERDGQTLSPAASFAFARAMQLAPEQPAPPFFVGLALIRAGDFAAARPMWARALMLAPAGREYRPQIAARLAELDQLLAMLEGMPPG; this comes from the coding sequence ATGGGCTGGGCGCTCCTCGCCATCTTGGCGGCGTCGGCGATCGCGGCGAGCTGGCTGCTCGGCGCGCCGCGCATGTTGCTGACCACGATCGCCGCGGCATTGACGCTCGGTGCTACCGGATATGCCCTGCAGGGCAGCCCCGCGCTGCCCGGCGCGACTGTCGCCGGAGCGGCCGGACAGCGGCCGATGGCGATCGATCCCGACACGATCGCGCTGCGCGATGCGATGCTCGGGCGCTTCACCTTTGCGCACGACTATTTCGTGCTGTCGGACGCGATGCTGCGTGCGGGCGCGCCCGAAGCGGCAGCGACGTACATGCTCAGCGGCATCAACAAGGCGCGCGACAACTATGCCTTGTGGATGGGACTGGGCACCGCGCTGTCGGAGCGTGATGGCCAGACGCTGTCGCCCGCCGCCAGCTTCGCTTTCGCGCGGGCGATGCAACTGGCGCCCGAACAACCGGCGCCGCCCTTCTTCGTGGGTCTGGCGCTGATCCGGGCCGGCGACTTCGCGGCCGCGCGGCCGATGTGGGCGCGCGCGCTGATGCTGGCACCAGCAGGCCGCGAGTATCGACCGCAGATCGCTGCGCGACTCGCCGAACTCGACCAGCTGCTGGCAATGCTGGAGGGCATGCCGCCGGGCTGA
- a CDS encoding prolyl hydroxylase family protein encodes MSTLRPVLRYPGSGLPPEPVIASILAQPGVQRVPSPKLNLFIRRGFLTPEQCAGFIERIDINRRPSTIADANGDPTFRTSETCDLDPNDPLVAEAEAAIIAFTGLNPAHGEPLQGQRYAVGQEFKAHTDYFASKGEDYKKYCAKTGNRTWTVMLYLNAPEAGGATRFKAIDKIVQPETGKLLAWNNLRPDGRGNPSTIHHGMKVRAGTKYVLTKWFRERPWTW; translated from the coding sequence ATGTCGACCCTCAGACCCGTGCTGCGCTATCCCGGTTCCGGGCTTCCGCCCGAGCCGGTCATCGCCAGCATCCTCGCCCAGCCCGGCGTGCAGCGCGTGCCGTCGCCCAAGCTCAATCTGTTCATCCGGCGCGGCTTCCTGACGCCCGAGCAGTGCGCCGGCTTCATCGAACGGATCGACATCAACCGACGCCCGTCGACGATCGCCGACGCCAATGGCGATCCGACCTTTCGCACCAGCGAGACCTGCGACCTCGATCCGAACGATCCGCTGGTCGCCGAAGCGGAGGCGGCGATCATCGCGTTCACCGGCCTCAACCCCGCGCACGGCGAACCGCTCCAGGGCCAGCGCTATGCGGTGGGCCAGGAGTTCAAGGCGCACACCGACTATTTCGCGAGCAAGGGCGAGGACTACAAGAAATACTGCGCCAAGACGGGCAATCGCACCTGGACGGTGATGCTCTATCTCAACGCCCCCGAAGCCGGCGGCGCGACCCGGTTCAAGGCGATCGACAAGATCGTCCAGCCCGAAACCGGCAAGCTGCTGGCATGGAACAATCTGCGCCCCGACGGCCGCGGCAACCCGTCGACCATCCATCACGGGATGAAGGTGCGCGCGGGCACCAAATATGTGCTGACCAAATGGTTTCGCGAGCGCCCGTGGACGTGGTGA
- a CDS encoding DUF3072 domain-containing protein, whose product MSDTANPKAEPFSNAEKDPDDWTTGDESMTGAQASYLKTLSEEAGEPFDDTLNKADASKRIDELQAKTGRGS is encoded by the coding sequence ATGTCCGATACTGCCAACCCCAAGGCCGAACCCTTCTCCAATGCTGAGAAGGATCCCGACGACTGGACTACCGGCGACGAAAGCATGACCGGCGCGCAGGCCAGCTATCTGAAGACGCTGAGCGAGGAAGCCGGGGAGCCGTTCGACGATACGCTGAACAAGGCGGATGCGTCGAAGCGGATCGACGAGCTGCAGGCGAAAACCGGCCGGGGCAGCTGA
- a CDS encoding response regulator transcription factor — translation MSATIALVDDDRNILTSVSIALQAEGFTTRVYSDGETALKSLIDNPPDLAVLDIKMPQMDGLELLRRLREKAAIPVIFLTSKDDELDEALGLAMGADDYIAKPFSQRLLIARIRAILRRTEHASPALAGQPNEPVALPIERGRLTMDPQRHRVTWAGAPVTLTVTEFLILETLAQRPGIVKTRNQLMDAAYHDDIYVDDRTIDSHIKRVRRKFKQADPEFDAIETLYGAGYRFADD, via the coding sequence ATGTCCGCGACGATCGCGCTGGTCGATGACGACCGCAATATCCTGACCTCGGTTTCGATCGCGCTGCAGGCGGAAGGGTTCACGACGCGCGTCTATTCGGACGGCGAAACCGCGCTCAAGTCGCTGATCGACAATCCGCCCGACCTCGCCGTGCTCGACATCAAGATGCCGCAGATGGACGGGCTCGAACTGCTGCGCCGCCTGCGCGAGAAGGCCGCGATTCCGGTGATCTTCCTGACCAGCAAGGATGACGAGCTCGACGAGGCGCTCGGCCTGGCGATGGGCGCCGACGACTATATCGCCAAGCCGTTCTCGCAGCGGCTGCTGATCGCCCGTATCCGCGCGATCCTGCGCCGTACCGAACACGCCTCTCCTGCGCTCGCCGGGCAGCCCAACGAGCCGGTCGCGCTGCCGATCGAGCGCGGGCGGCTGACGATGGACCCACAGCGGCACCGGGTGACCTGGGCCGGCGCGCCGGTCACGCTGACCGTCACCGAGTTTCTGATCCTCGAGACGCTCGCGCAGCGGCCCGGCATCGTCAAGACGCGCAACCAGCTGATGGACGCGGCGTATCACGACGACATCTATGTCGATGATCGCACCATCGACAGCCACATCAAGCGCGTCCGCCGCAAGTTCAAACAGGCCGATCCCGAATTCGACGCGATCGAGACGCTTTATGGTGCGGGCTATCGCTTCGCGGACGACTGA
- the rapZ gene encoding RNase adapter RapZ, whose protein sequence is MTIAQKPILLVTGMSGAGKSTVLRTLEDLGWEVVDNLPLLLLDRLLATALPEGADSADTRPLALGIDARTRGFDAERIVKRIKQLREDHGRELGVLFLDCGGTELERRYSETRRRHPLALDRPAPDGIARERELLGPLRRWANRLIDTTDLHASALAQQIRDDFGRDNDTEPTLSVLSFGYSRGVPRNADLVLDMRFLRNPHWVTQLRPGTGRDDDVAAYIADDPAYAEAMAAIERLLVLLLPRYRAEGKAYVTIAFGCTGGRHRSVHVAERMASRLREAGFSPTVTHRDLGTAPQDALEGTQPVR, encoded by the coding sequence ATGACGATCGCGCAGAAGCCGATCCTGCTCGTCACCGGGATGTCGGGCGCCGGCAAATCGACGGTGCTGCGTACGCTGGAGGACCTGGGCTGGGAAGTGGTCGACAATCTGCCGCTGCTGCTGCTCGACCGGTTGCTCGCGACGGCGCTGCCCGAGGGCGCCGATTCGGCCGATACGCGGCCGCTCGCGCTGGGCATCGATGCCAGGACGCGCGGATTCGACGCGGAGCGCATCGTCAAGCGCATCAAGCAGCTGCGCGAGGACCATGGCCGCGAACTCGGCGTCCTGTTCCTAGATTGCGGCGGCACCGAACTCGAGCGACGCTATTCCGAAACCCGGCGGCGGCATCCGCTGGCGCTGGACCGGCCGGCCCCCGACGGCATTGCCCGCGAGCGCGAATTGCTGGGTCCGCTGCGGCGCTGGGCCAATCGGTTGATCGATACGACCGACCTGCACGCCAGCGCGCTGGCGCAGCAGATCCGCGACGATTTCGGTCGTGATAACGATACCGAGCCGACGCTGTCGGTGCTGTCCTTCGGCTATTCGCGCGGCGTTCCGCGCAATGCCGACCTCGTGCTCGACATGCGCTTCCTGCGCAATCCGCACTGGGTGACGCAGCTGCGCCCGGGAACCGGCCGAGACGACGATGTCGCCGCCTATATCGCAGACGATCCCGCCTATGCCGAGGCGATGGCGGCAATCGAACGACTGCTGGTGCTGCTGCTCCCGCGCTATCGGGCCGAAGGCAAGGCCTATGTCACCATCGCCTTTGGCTGTACCGGCGGGAGACACCGCTCGGTGCACGTCGCCGAACGCATGGCGTCAAGGTTGCGCGAGGCAGGATTTTCGCCCACGGTGACGCATCGCGACCTCGGGACCGCACCACAGGATGCGCTCGAAGGGACGCAACCCGTGCGATGA
- a CDS encoding COG3650 family protein, which translates to MRIVLLSIAAFGLAGCQTPPPGQGPPAASYRAIGTDPFWSLAIEGSTMRFEGVGLATLTLPRPEPRTSFNGHRYTTQRMTVDITHGACGDGMSDRVYPDTVAVTVDGRTYNGCGGH; encoded by the coding sequence ATGCGCATCGTGCTCCTGTCGATTGCCGCATTCGGGCTTGCCGGCTGCCAGACGCCTCCGCCGGGGCAAGGTCCACCTGCCGCGTCGTACCGCGCGATCGGCACCGATCCGTTCTGGTCGCTTGCGATCGAGGGATCGACGATGCGGTTCGAAGGCGTCGGGCTCGCGACGCTTACCCTGCCGCGCCCCGAACCGCGCACCAGTTTCAATGGCCACCGCTATACGACCCAGCGGATGACGGTGGATATCACGCACGGTGCATGCGGCGACGGGATGAGCGATCGCGTATATCCCGACACGGTCGCGGTCACCGTCGATGGGCGCACCTACAACGGTTGCGGAGGGCATTAA
- a CDS encoding HPr family phosphocarrier protein: protein MTAAARTVRIVNKRGLHARASAKFVTLAAAQPTSVTVEKDGASVTGTSIMGLMMLGAAMGDDVTIRAEGDGAEAAVAALADLVEARFGED, encoded by the coding sequence GTGACGGCTGCCGCGCGGACGGTCCGCATCGTCAACAAGCGCGGCCTCCACGCGCGCGCCAGCGCCAAGTTCGTCACGCTCGCCGCCGCACAGCCGACCAGCGTGACCGTCGAGAAGGACGGAGCGAGCGTGACCGGCACGTCGATCATGGGATTGATGATGCTGGGCGCGGCGATGGGCGACGACGTCACCATCCGTGCCGAAGGCGACGGCGCCGAAGCGGCGGTGGCCGCGCTCGCCGATCTGGTCGAGGCACGCTTCGGCGAGGATTGA
- a CDS encoding Glu/Leu/Phe/Val family dehydrogenase: MITDWGFPDFDEHEGVHLFSDPATGLQAVIAVHSTHLGPAAGGVRFWHYADHSAAITDALRLSRGMSFKNAMAGLPMGGGKGVVLADAARTKAPEMLAAFGRAVESLGGRYVTAEDVGMSEADMTTIAGSTRHVSGLPVAAGSAGGDPGPFTAMGVYLGVKAAARRALGTSDMAGVHVAIQGIGSVGGGLARLLAKDGAKLTLADVNRDRLTTFAAELGAATAEPDAVLAVDADIVSPNALGAILTEGSIAALKCKAIAGGANNQLATRADGARLHDRGILYAPDYVINAGGIINVGLEYLGQGDRAEVEARIARIPDRLIEVWDESDRTGEPEAAVADAIARRLIGRG, from the coding sequence GTGATCACCGACTGGGGCTTCCCCGATTTTGACGAGCATGAAGGCGTTCACCTGTTCAGCGACCCGGCAACGGGGCTGCAGGCAGTGATCGCGGTGCATTCGACGCATCTCGGCCCGGCGGCGGGCGGAGTGCGCTTCTGGCATTACGCCGATCATTCCGCGGCGATCACCGACGCGCTGCGGCTGTCGCGCGGGATGAGCTTCAAGAACGCGATGGCGGGCCTGCCGATGGGCGGCGGTAAGGGCGTGGTGCTCGCCGACGCCGCCCGCACCAAAGCGCCCGAGATGCTCGCCGCGTTCGGACGCGCCGTCGAATCGCTGGGCGGACGCTATGTCACTGCCGAAGATGTCGGGATGTCGGAAGCCGATATGACGACGATCGCCGGCTCCACGCGCCACGTCTCGGGGTTGCCGGTGGCGGCCGGCAGCGCCGGCGGCGATCCCGGGCCGTTCACTGCGATGGGCGTGTATCTGGGCGTAAAGGCGGCGGCCAGGCGGGCGCTGGGGACTAGCGACATGGCCGGCGTCCACGTCGCGATCCAGGGCATCGGCAGCGTCGGCGGCGGGCTTGCCAGGCTGCTTGCCAAAGACGGGGCGAAGCTCACGCTGGCGGACGTCAACCGCGACCGCCTCACGACGTTCGCGGCCGAGTTGGGCGCAGCCACGGCCGAACCGGACGCAGTGCTCGCGGTCGATGCCGATATCGTCAGCCCGAACGCGCTCGGCGCGATCCTGACCGAAGGCAGCATCGCCGCGCTGAAGTGCAAGGCGATCGCGGGCGGCGCGAACAACCAGCTGGCAACCCGCGCGGACGGCGCGCGTCTGCATGACCGCGGTATCCTCTATGCGCCCGATTATGTCATCAATGCGGGCGGCATCATCAACGTCGGCCTGGAGTATCTGGGACAGGGCGACCGCGCAGAAGTCGAGGCGCGGATCGCACGCATTCCCGATCGTCTGATCGAGGTCTGGGACGAAAGCGACCGCACTGGCGAGCCCGAAGCGGCCGTCGCCGACGCCATCGCGCGCCGTCTGATCGGCCGGGGCTGA
- a CDS encoding phosphoenolpyruvate carboxykinase yields the protein MREPAHTLAMQGIDTAARVHWNLSTAPLVEAAVARGEGRLSRHGALVVETAPHTGRSARDKFTVRDADTEQAIWWGKSNQPLDPAAFARLKADFLTAIAGIETLFVQDLHGGSQAEHRVNVRVVTELAWHSLFIRTMLVRPEIEALARFVPDYTIIDLPSFRADPARHGCRSETVIAVGITEKLILIGGTAYAGEMKKSVFGLLNYLLPERGVMPMHCSANVGARGDTAIFFGLSGTGKTTLSADPARTLIGDDEHGWSDDSVFNFEGGCYAKMIRLSPSAEPEIFATTRRFGTVLENVVMDPVTHEIDFDDATLAENSRGAYPIDFIANASADNMGPAPRTIVMLTADAFGVLPPIARLTPDQAMYHFLSGYTAKVAGTEIGVTEPEATFSTCFGAPFMPRHPSVYGKLLKDRIARGNVQCWLVNTGWTGGRYGVGQRMPIAVTRALLSAALDGDLDDAGFRTDPHFGFAVPMTAPGVDPAILDPRATWEDGAEYDAAAAKLVDLFVENFAGFEAYVEESVVRAGPRIVEPV from the coding sequence ATGCGCGAACCTGCGCATACCCTTGCCATGCAGGGGATCGATACTGCCGCCCGGGTTCACTGGAACCTTTCGACCGCGCCGCTGGTCGAGGCGGCGGTAGCGCGGGGCGAGGGGCGCCTGTCCCGGCACGGCGCGCTCGTCGTCGAAACCGCGCCGCATACCGGCAGGTCGGCGCGCGACAAGTTCACGGTCCGCGATGCCGACACCGAACAGGCGATCTGGTGGGGCAAGTCCAATCAGCCGCTCGATCCCGCCGCCTTTGCCCGGCTGAAGGCCGATTTCCTGACCGCGATCGCCGGCATCGAGACGCTGTTCGTGCAGGATCTTCATGGCGGATCGCAGGCCGAGCATCGCGTCAATGTCCGCGTCGTCACCGAACTGGCGTGGCACAGCCTCTTCATCCGAACGATGCTGGTCCGGCCCGAGATCGAGGCGCTGGCGCGGTTCGTGCCCGACTATACGATCATCGACTTGCCCAGCTTTCGCGCCGATCCGGCCCGCCACGGCTGCCGCAGCGAAACCGTAATCGCGGTCGGCATCACCGAGAAACTGATTCTGATCGGCGGCACCGCCTATGCCGGCGAAATGAAGAAATCGGTGTTCGGGCTGCTCAACTATCTGCTGCCCGAGCGCGGTGTCATGCCGATGCATTGTTCGGCGAATGTGGGGGCCAGGGGGGACACGGCGATCTTCTTCGGGCTGTCGGGCACCGGCAAGACCACGCTGAGCGCCGATCCCGCCCGCACGCTGATTGGCGACGATGAGCATGGCTGGTCTGACGACTCCGTGTTCAATTTTGAGGGCGGCTGCTACGCCAAGATGATCCGCCTGTCGCCAAGCGCCGAGCCCGAGATTTTCGCGACCACGCGGCGGTTCGGCACGGTGCTCGAAAATGTGGTGATGGACCCGGTCACGCACGAGATCGATTTCGACGACGCGACGCTCGCGGAAAATTCGCGCGGTGCCTATCCGATCGACTTCATCGCCAACGCCAGCGCCGACAATATGGGACCGGCGCCGCGGACCATCGTCATGCTGACCGCCGATGCGTTCGGAGTGCTGCCGCCGATCGCGCGGCTGACACCCGATCAGGCGATGTATCATTTCCTGTCGGGTTATACCGCCAAGGTCGCCGGCACCGAGATCGGCGTCACCGAGCCGGAAGCGACCTTTTCCACCTGCTTCGGCGCGCCGTTCATGCCTCGGCATCCCAGCGTCTATGGCAAACTGCTGAAGGACCGGATCGCGCGCGGCAACGTCCAGTGCTGGCTGGTCAATACCGGCTGGACCGGCGGAAGATATGGCGTTGGCCAGCGCATGCCGATCGCGGTGACTCGTGCGTTGCTCAGCGCGGCGCTGGACGGCGATCTCGACGATGCCGGGTTCCGTACCGATCCGCATTTCGGTTTTGCCGTTCCGATGACAGCGCCAGGCGTCGATCCGGCGATCCTCGATCCGCGTGCGACCTGGGAGGATGGCGCGGAATATGATGCCGCCGCGGCGAAGCTGGTCGATCTGTTCGTGGAGAATTTTGCCGGGTTTGAGGCCTATGTCGAAGAAAGCGTGGTGCGCGCCGGACCACGAATAGTGGAACCAGTCTGA
- a CDS encoding PTS sugar transporter subunit IIA: MIGLVLVTHGRLAEEFVVAMEHVVGRQEHIATVAIGPDDDMEGRRADIASAIGDVDQGAGVILLTDLFGGTPSNLAISLMQPGKVEVIAGINLPMLIRLGGARKAMKVREAVAAARDAGRKYITVASEVLGEAAA; encoded by the coding sequence ATGATCGGCCTCGTACTCGTCACCCATGGGCGGCTCGCCGAGGAATTCGTTGTCGCGATGGAACATGTCGTGGGTCGTCAGGAGCATATCGCCACCGTCGCGATCGGCCCCGATGACGACATGGAAGGACGCCGTGCCGACATCGCCAGCGCGATCGGCGATGTCGATCAGGGCGCAGGGGTGATCCTGCTCACCGACCTGTTCGGAGGGACTCCGTCCAACCTCGCCATCTCGCTGATGCAGCCGGGCAAGGTCGAGGTTATCGCGGGCATCAACCTGCCGATGCTGATCCGGCTGGGCGGCGCGCGCAAGGCGATGAAGGTTCGCGAGGCGGTCGCGGCGGCGCGCGACGCCGGCAGGAAGTATATCACCGTCGCATCCGAGGTGCTGGGCGAGGCCGCCGCGTGA
- a CDS encoding HPr kinase/phosphorylase, which yields MSQVSSETVHASSVAVDGVAVLIEGRSGSGKSDLALRLIDRGGLLVSDDYTLCQRKDGGIVASAPATIAGQIEVRGVGIVSMEHAQQVTVALIVTIVDTPERMPEPVSSRLIAGVPLPVVTLAALEPSAPIKVEIALKRALAAG from the coding sequence ATGAGCCAGGTCTCGTCCGAAACCGTGCACGCCTCGAGCGTGGCCGTGGACGGCGTTGCCGTGCTGATCGAGGGACGATCGGGCAGCGGCAAGTCCGACCTGGCGCTGCGTCTGATCGACCGCGGCGGCCTTCTGGTCAGCGACGACTATACGCTGTGCCAGCGCAAGGACGGCGGCATCGTCGCTTCCGCGCCCGCGACGATCGCCGGACAGATCGAGGTCCGCGGTGTCGGAATCGTATCGATGGAGCATGCACAGCAGGTGACGGTCGCGTTGATCGTCACCATCGTCGATACACCCGAGCGCATGCCCGAGCCGGTCTCGAGCCGCTTGATCGCCGGGGTCCCGCTGCCGGTGGTGACGCTCGCCGCGCTCGAACCGTCGGCGCCGATCAAGGTCGAGATCGCGCTCAAGCGCGCGCTGGCGGCAGGATGA